ACTTACAGAATATCCGGCCTCTATAGAATTTGATTCAGCGAAACGAGTTACAGGACTGAATGAAAAATCAAATTTATGAACTGTTGTTCCATCTGTAGTTTCTAACAATCTGAACAATGGTCTTTCATTACTTCCAATAACATTATCTTCCATTTCTAGGTTTTTAGGAAGATCTGCCCAATCTGCTGCAGTTGCTTTTACAAAACGAATTTCTGTTCCGTTTCTATTGGCTTTAAAAATAATTTCTCCGTTTTCTTGCCCATAGTATAAGAACTGGAAATCTCCTAAATATCCTTTTGCTCTTAATGCAGGAATTGGATAATTATCTGATTCTGATAAAAGATGAATTCTGTTTTTTGTAGTGAAAGTTAAACTTACAGTGCTTCCAAGTTGAATTTCATATTCACTTTTGTATACATCTGTATCTGAATCAAAATCTGAAGCCATTTCTACAGTCCCGTCTTGAGCAAATCTGAACAAGTGTGTATAACCACCTAAGACTGTATTGTCTGTAAAATAAACTGTTTTCCATCCAAACTGTGATGAAAGCAATGCTTGACTAAGTTCTGATTTCTGAATGTTTAAACGTTCAGTTGGTGTTTTATCAAATAATTGTTCAGCGTCAGTATTATTGTTACAGGCGCTTAAATGCAGTATCAAAATTGCTGCAAATAAATACTTATATATGTTTTTTATTTTCATGATACTTGTTTTTAATTGTTTATTACACCTGTTGTGTTTTTCTCTGCTTCATCTCTCAAAGCATAAAAATCCATGTTGAATGCTTCTTTGAAGTATTTAACAACCAAAGCTTCTTTCGTTTTTAATGCCTGATAAGCAAATGGACTTTGGATTCCATCAAGGAATGCTTGATAATCTGCTTTTGTATAAATCAAAATCATTGAAGCTGTTTCTGCGAAATCTTCGTTGATGTTTGATCTTGCGTAACTTGTTATAAATCCAATTTCATTAGATTCTGGAATATCATAATTGTACCAATCTGCTGTATATCCTACAGGAGTTACAGCTGCCCATGATTTTTCGTCGAAAGGTTTGTTTTGGTTCAAAATGTGAATGTATTCGTGCTGGATCGTATGAATAAATTCTGAAACATTATCACGATCAGTTTGATCAATATAATCTGTTTCAAATAATGTTACTCTTTGTCCTCCTTCGGCTAAACCTAAAGTTCTAGTTCCTACACTATTTAAATTGACTCCTCCAACTAAAACAATTTCTCTTGGTGCAATTTTTTTCACAAAATCAGCTCCTCCAATAGTTGAGTAACTTTTAAGCCAGATTTCTTCAACAATTTCTAAGGCTGGCTTTACTTTATCTATTGTTGGCGGAAATAAATAACGGCTGTTGTCAACTGTATTTTGGTTCCATTTATATTGTACATTAATGTTAAAAGGATTCAAATATGTAGTTGTAATCCAATTATCTAAAGCCGTTTTTGTTGGCTGTGTAAAATCTAATTGGCTTTCTCCCGGCTGATCTTCACTTCCACATGAAATTAACGCTGCAGAAACCACGGCCATAATGGCTAGTTTATTGTATTTGAATAGTTTCATAAGTTTTTAATTTTAAAGATTATCTAGGATTTAATTCAACTCCAGTATTTGAGGCATGCAACGGAATTTGTAATGCTCTTCTGTTATCATCTTTTACCAAAATGTTTGTTGGTTTGTTGGTTGTTTCGTGATTCACTACGATGTTAAAACGTTTTACATCAAACCATCTCATTCCTTCGTGTACAAAATCTCTTCTTCGTGCTTCTGCAATTGCTTTAACGTAAGAGGTTTGCACTGGTGTCATAGTATAGAATGGTGTATATTCATCAGCAATTACTGGATATTTTGCTACAATTTTTGCTTCTGTCAATTTATCTGAGGCAACATACCCTACCGTTCTTGTTGATAGGAAATAGTCTAATTCATCATTTGCTAAGGCAATCTCTCCTTTCATTACATGTGCTTCGATTCTGTTCAAGAAAAATTCATCATTGCTTAATAAAACTTCTGCTACATAAGGATCTCCAATTCCAGCAGTTACGTTAGAATATTTAAAGTACTCATAAAACTTAGGCATAAATACTGTGATACTACTGTTTGATGAATAAAAGTTATAATACCATGGTTTATTATAAGGACTTACTCCCGATCCAAAAATTTCAGGGTATCTTGCTCCCGAAAGATAAAAGCGATTTGAATAGTACGATCTGCTCACAATTGAATTTGCTGAAACGATTAATAAGTTTGTTTCGGCATTGCTATCTGCGTAAGCTAATCTTTGATCAACGGCGCTTAATAAATCATATGATGGAAAGTCTCTTAATTTTCCTTCTGGTTTAGAACCTAAATCATTAGATAATTCGATTACTCGGTCCCAATCACCTTTTACTAGATAAAATCTGCTGGCAAAAGCTTTTGAAGCATTTACGTTAAAGTGGAATTTTGGTTGTTTGTAATCATTGGTTACTAATTTTAAGCCTTCTTCAATATCTTTTTGAATAAAATCAAAAACTTCAGCAACTGTGTTTCTTTTGTACTTTGTTACTAATTCTGTTTCTGGTTTTGTAACATAAGGAACTCCTAAATCTGATGCTGCCGTGGCAGGATTATAACGTTTAGACCATAATGAAACCAGCATATAATGAGAGTAAGCTCTTGCCATTAAAGCTTCACCTTTTTGAGGATTAAGCGTTGCAGGGCTTCCTAGATCTTCAATTGCTTCTAATGCTTTGTTTGCATGAGCGATTGCTTTGTAACATGCATCCCAATAAAAAGCCTGAGTATCTATATCTGTAGTTTCTGTTTGTATTTCCCAGTTATAGCTTTGCTCATTTTTTATTAAAGTCTGTGGCATGCCACTGTCAAAAACGTTATCAGACATTGTTTCTGCAATATCAAAATAACTCATTTGCGGATAAGCCTCAACTAGTAATTCTGAGATTTTTTCAGGAGTGTCAATTTCTGTTCTGTTATCTGGTTTTTCCGAAAGGAAATCATCACAGCTAGTAATACTTACCAGTATCAATAGGGATAAAGCTATTTTTAAGTTTTTCATATTTTTTTGACTATTATAATGAAAGATTTAAAGTAAATGTATATTGAGAGGTTACCGGTAAAGCAACTCCTCCAGAATTACGGAACTCAGGATCCTGACCGTTTAATCTTTTATCTGAGTAAATTAACCATGGATTAACTGCAGAACCTTTTAATGTAAAAGTGCTTAATCCTAACTTTCTCTTGAAATCTTTAGGGAATTCCCAGCTTAATGAAATGTTTTTCAAACGGATGAAATCACCATCTGCAATACGAGCATCTGAATAGTTGTACGTATTGTAAGCTCTTGCAAGTGTACGTTCTCCACCATAATTAGCATTTAAACGTCTGTCTGCAATAACCGGAACATTTGTAAAGTTTTCATCTCCTGGATTAATCCATCTGTTTGTGAAATCTTTTGTAAATACCGTTAAATCGTCATATGTACTATCGTATACAGGGTTTAAACGAACTTTGTTTCCGCCTGACCCCACAAAAAACACATATAATGACCAGTTTTTGTATGTAAATGTATTGGCTAAACCAATAGATTTGTTTGGCTCAATTGATCCTTCATATTTTAAATATTTTGTAACATCTAAATTATCTTGAAAGTTCGCATCGGTAATATTATTATCTGCACCCGGCTGTAAAATAAAGGTTGGAAGACCTTGGTTATTTAAACCTGTAAACTGATAAGAATAAATAGAGTTTCTTGGATGTCCAACTGTATTTCCTCCATTTGAATCTACTAAGTCAAATGCGGTAGGCGTGTTTTGTAACTTAGTGATTTCTTGGTGATAAACTGAGAAATTAAGAGACGTTGTCCATTTAAAGTCTTTTGCATCGATGTTTTTAGTTGTAATTCCAACTTCAAGACCTTTAGTTTCCATATCGGCATTGTTTCCTTGTCTAACTCTCTGACCTCCAATTCCTGAAGTAATTACATAATCTACTAAGTCAAATGCCTTACGACGATAAACATCTGTAGTCAATTGCACTCTATTGTTGAACATTCCCAGATCAAGTCCAATGTTAGTTTCGAATTGTTTTTCCCAAGTTAAATCACCATTTTGTAATTCATCAATTCTAATTGAAGTTTCTCTGTTGTCTAGATTAAAACGATCTGTGATATAACTTTTGTAAATCGCTAAAGAGTTTGTTGCAGGTCCTGCAGTTGCAGTTAAACCGTAAGAAGCTCTAAGTGCCAAAGTATTAATAGATGCTACATCTTTCATGAATTTTTCTTCGGCAACGTTCCATTTTCCACTGAAAGTGTAAGTTGGCAGCCATCTAGAAGAATCGCTATTCCCTTGTCTGTTAGATCCATCATAACGTCCTGTAACAGAAGCTGTATAACGACGATCGTATGTATACCCTACTTTTCCGAAGAAACCTACTGTTCTTTCTTTTTCTTCATTAAACCCATAGTAAGAATCTCCACCATTAATGATTTTTTCAATGATTCTAGGATCTGTAAAAGCAGTCAAACCTCTGTCGTATTGTAAACCAGCAGCTGTAAATTGATCGCTAGTTCTGTCTACAACTCTCATCTCTGTTCCAAATAAACCTTCAACTTCATGTTTATCTGCGAAAACATTTCTGTAATTAACACTATTTCTTAGGTTGTAAGAAGTCATGTCATTAGTAAATTTTCTTAAGAAACCTCCATTTGGTAAAACAGAAACTTTTGGTGCTGTTAAATCATTTGGATCTTGGTATAAGAAAATATTTTGGTCTCTTACCAATGTATTAACACCATCTTCTCCATCTGGAGTTCCTGCTTTGTAAGCACCTACTACGTTTGAGTTTTCTAAAATTTTGTGCTCACGGCTTGTATTTGCATAACGTGCTGAACCTGTTAAGTTATACGTTAAATGCGGTGTAATTTTGTAATCAAGATCTAATTGGAAACGGATATCTTTTACTTCGATTTCCATGTAATTATTAGCTAATTCGTTGATAATATTCATCTTAGCCCAGTTATTTCTATAGTACTCTAAATTACCGTTATCGTCATAAGGTCTTAACGTTCTACTGGTATTTAATACATAGTTGAATGGGTTAATGTCAAAATCACGAGTGACTTTACCAAAAACAACGTCTTTTTCACTTTCATAACTTCCT
This is a stretch of genomic DNA from Flavobacterium endoglycinae. It encodes these proteins:
- a CDS encoding DUF4302 domain-containing protein, encoding MKIKNIYKYLFAAILILHLSACNNNTDAEQLFDKTPTERLNIQKSELSQALLSSQFGWKTVYFTDNTVLGGYTHLFRFAQDGTVEMASDFDSDTDVYKSEYEIQLGSTVSLTFTTKNRIHLLSESDNYPIPALRAKGYLGDFQFLYYGQENGEIIFKANRNGTEIRFVKATAADWADLPKNLEMEDNVIGSNERPLFRLLETTDGTTVHKFDFSFSPVTRFAESNSIEAGYSVSYNMGVGYTPTGIVVSPAVEVGGQKLSNFVYNDADGSFTATGTGGVSAVIKYSTKPLIITDDYKVMLQAPQTGYAYINANLATAPTNSALFNSLIKEIHANLPSTQKVNRIQFTFNDAFGESYITYSFTGGKALMYHNFTVQEDAVNKTLILVPGTWQSNTGAIIAEPALLKNIDKEIMNPSGLYVKKEAFKIQFTNNIYTFTSATSNFRMTTYAFQ
- a CDS encoding substrate import-associated zinc metallohydrolase lipoprotein; translation: MKLFKYNKLAIMAVVSAALISCGSEDQPGESQLDFTQPTKTALDNWITTTYLNPFNINVQYKWNQNTVDNSRYLFPPTIDKVKPALEIVEEIWLKSYSTIGGADFVKKIAPREIVLVGGVNLNSVGTRTLGLAEGGQRVTLFETDYIDQTDRDNVSEFIHTIQHEYIHILNQNKPFDEKSWAAVTPVGYTADWYNYDIPESNEIGFITSYARSNINEDFAETASMILIYTKADYQAFLDGIQSPFAYQALKTKEALVVKYFKEAFNMDFYALRDEAEKNTTGVINN
- a CDS encoding RagB/SusD family nutrient uptake outer membrane protein codes for the protein MKNLKIALSLLILVSITSCDDFLSEKPDNRTEIDTPEKISELLVEAYPQMSYFDIAETMSDNVFDSGMPQTLIKNEQSYNWEIQTETTDIDTQAFYWDACYKAIAHANKALEAIEDLGSPATLNPQKGEALMARAYSHYMLVSLWSKRYNPATAASDLGVPYVTKPETELVTKYKRNTVAEVFDFIQKDIEEGLKLVTNDYKQPKFHFNVNASKAFASRFYLVKGDWDRVIELSNDLGSKPEGKLRDFPSYDLLSAVDQRLAYADSNAETNLLIVSANSIVSRSYYSNRFYLSGARYPEIFGSGVSPYNKPWYYNFYSSNSSITVFMPKFYEYFKYSNVTAGIGDPYVAEVLLSNDEFFLNRIEAHVMKGEIALANDELDYFLSTRTVGYVASDKLTEAKIVAKYPVIADEYTPFYTMTPVQTSYVKAIAEARRRDFVHEGMRWFDVKRFNIVVNHETTNKPTNILVKDDNRRALQIPLHASNTGVELNPR
- a CDS encoding SusC/RagA family TonB-linked outer membrane protein, which translates into the protein MKKPVVKQRLLHRIMKITLFQFVLALVFSSFAVANNVNGQKKLDTKVTITVENLTLDNALSKIEKSAHVKFSYNSRLPQLSNKVSIEANQETLSSILSRILVPFNITFSEVSNQIILQKTAGAAPFASTDNHDSLFEILTAGPIIKGKVTDQSGSPLPGATVMAKGTKVAVLTDFDGNFVIEMPANTDRLIISYVGMETKEIGIENTSPNIVLSELGQNLKEVVVTTGYEKTSKRTFTGAISKISGAELKVDGVVDVSRMIEGKAAGVTVQNVTGTFGTAPKITVRGSSSIFGDTKPLWVIDGVVQEDIINMSFADLASGNSETLLSSSVAGLNANDIQSIEILKDASATSIYGSRSLNGVVVVTTKQGRRDAPLKITYGLEQTVRSVPNYSQYDILNSQESMSILKEMEQKGYLDLPSTVNGRYGGAYNILGRAINTYVPETGGYLVNNDPVSRNNFLKKYELANTDWFNILFRPSITQNHSLSFSGGGKNNTFYASLGYYTDPGWTIADDVKQISSNIKGTFYVNDKLNITLSTLASIRDQGAPGSYESEKDVVFGKVTRDFDINPFNYVLNTSRTLRPYDDNGNLEYYRNNWAKMNIINELANNYMEIEVKDIRFQLDLDYKITPHLTYNLTGSARYANTSREHKILENSNVVGAYKAGTPDGEDGVNTLVRDQNIFLYQDPNDLTAPKVSVLPNGGFLRKFTNDMTSYNLRNSVNYRNVFADKHEVEGLFGTEMRVVDRTSDQFTAAGLQYDRGLTAFTDPRIIEKIINGGDSYYGFNEEKERTVGFFGKVGYTYDRRYTASVTGRYDGSNRQGNSDSSRWLPTYTFSGKWNVAEEKFMKDVASINTLALRASYGLTATAGPATNSLAIYKSYITDRFNLDNRETSIRIDELQNGDLTWEKQFETNIGLDLGMFNNRVQLTTDVYRRKAFDLVDYVITSGIGGQRVRQGNNADMETKGLEVGITTKNIDAKDFKWTTSLNFSVYHQEITKLQNTPTAFDLVDSNGGNTVGHPRNSIYSYQFTGLNNQGLPTFILQPGADNNITDANFQDNLDVTKYLKYEGSIEPNKSIGLANTFTYKNWSLYVFFVGSGGNKVRLNPVYDSTYDDLTVFTKDFTNRWINPGDENFTNVPVIADRRLNANYGGERTLARAYNTYNYSDARIADGDFIRLKNISLSWEFPKDFKRKLGLSTFTLKGSAVNPWLIYSDKRLNGQDPEFRNSGGVALPVTSQYTFTLNLSL